Within the Candidatus Zixiibacteriota bacterium genome, the region GGGCCGCGAGGAACATCGAAAGAGCGAACGGGATATCGAACCAGCGGTCGTCGCGGCCGAGGTCTTCGACGATGTACCGTTTGAGGTAGAGCGAAGTGATGTTCATCGAGTAGATCGTGTTGGCGAGATCGTAGAGCGACCACCCGATGACGTCCTTCCGCCCGATAGTTGAGGCCACGCGCAGTCCTATAGCTGGAGGTCGCTCCGGATTGTCATCATTCCGGCGTGCACCAGGAGGAGGAACTCCTCGAGTTCGAGTCCGAGGCTGGTGCAGGCCGCCATGTTGTCGCGCGAGGCGCCGGCGGCGAAGCGCTTTTCCTTGAAGCGCCGCAGCATGAAGTCGGCGTCGATCACGTCGAGCCGCTTGGCTGGATGCATGAGCACGCAGGCGACGATGAACCCGGTCGCCGGGTCGGTGGCGAAGAGCGCCCAGTCGAGCCGGCTGCGGCATGGCACGTGGCCGGGGTGGGCGCGGATCGCATAGAGCATCGCGGCCGGCAGGTGATAGGGCTGCAGCCAGCTCTCCGTGACGAAGGTGTGCGCCCCGGCGTCGCCGACCGTCTCGTTATAATCGAGATCGTGGAGCAACCCGGTCAGGCCCCACAACCCGACATCCTCGCCCAGCCGCTCCGCCAGCCGGCGCATCCCCGCCTCCACGGCGAGAATGTGTTTGAGGAGATTGGTGTGCCCGATCTTCTCCAGGACGAGCCGGAAGGCTTCCTCGCGGGTGAGGCCGATGTCGCTCCGGTCGGTCATGACGCCCAATAAAGGCCCTGCGCAGAAGCGTGTCAAGGAACGATGCGGCGGCCCGCCCGCTCCCCGCCGCAGGCGGCCGCCGGACCACCGGTCCGGCGGCGCGGTTTTTCCCCGCCGGGGCAGAGAACCTACCTCGGCGTCGCCAGTCCCATCGTCTTCTTGGGATTTATGAGCTTTACCGCCCGGTCCCCGACTTGTTTTTCGTCGCAGCCGCTGAGGATGAGTTCGCGGACCTGAGC harbors:
- a CDS encoding HDIG domain-containing protein; protein product: MTDRSDIGLTREEAFRLVLEKIGHTNLLKHILAVEAGMRRLAERLGEDVGLWGLTGLLHDLDYNETVGDAGAHTFVTESWLQPYHLPAAMLYAIRAHPGHVPCRSRLDWALFATDPATGFIVACVLMHPAKRLDVIDADFMLRRFKEKRFAAGASRDNMAACTSLGLELEEFLLLVHAGMMTIRSDLQL